The genomic DNA CGGCCGGTTCCGAGTGGGACGCCGCTCTCCCCGCCGCGCGCGATGGGCGCCTCCCGGGCGTGGCTGCGGCTGCTGGCCTCGGAGATGGAGCTGACCTTCCGGAGACCGAGGAACCTCGCCATGCTGGCGGTGCTCGCCCTGGTCCCGGTGCTGATCGGGTTCGCGCTACGGGCGTTCGGCGGGGCGGACGAGAGCGGCGAAGGATTCGCGTTCTTCGGTCAGGTCACCGGTAACGGCCTGTTCCTCACGTTCGCCGCGCTCTCGATCCTGGTGCAGTTGCTGCTGCCGGTCGCCGTCGCGGTGGTCGCCGGGGACGCGGTCGCCGGAGAGGCGGGCATCGGCACACTGCGCTACCTGCTGGCGGCCCCGGCCGGCCGCGGCCGTCTGCTGGGCGTCAAATACGCCAACGCCGTCCTCTTCGCCCTCGCGGCCGTCGCCGTGGTCGCGCTGTCCGCGCTGCTCGTCGGGGTGCTGCTGTTCCCGGCCGGTCCGGTCACCCTGCTGTCCGGGACGACGGTCCCCCTGCTCGACGGCGTGCTGCGGATCGGCGTCGTCGTCCTGTACGTCACGGCGGGCATGGCCGCCCTGGCCGCCGTCGCCCTCGCGCTGTCGACGCTGACCGAGGTGTCGGTCGGCGCCATCGCCTCGACGGTGGTGCTCGTCGTCGTCGCCCAGGTGCTCGCTGTCATCCCGCAGCTCTCCGGGCTCCAGCCGTACCTGCTGACGCACTGGTGGAACGGATTCGACGGGGTGCTGCGCGACCCGGTGGCCACCGGTGACATGGGCCAGGGCCTGCTGGTCTTCGCCGCCTACATCGCGGTCTTCGGTTCGATCGCCTGGGCCCGCTTCACCAGTAAGGACATCACCTGCTGACAGTGGATCGGACCCTCGGCCCGGCCGGGCCGAGGGTCCGCGCGAGGCGCGTCCCAGGACGGTCGCGGTGGTCAGTGGTGTGCGCGGTGGGTGCCGGGGGTGTGGCCGAAGGCCCGGCGGAAGACGTCGATGAAGGCGCTGCTGGATGCCCAGCCGCATCGGTGTGCGACGACCGTGACCGGGGTGTCTTCGGCCAGCAGGCGTAGGGCGTGGTGCAGGCGCAGCTGGGTGCGCCATTGCGGGAAACTCATGCCGAGTTCGGCTCTGCAGAGCCGGGTCAGGGTGCGGTCGCTGACGCCGGCCACGGCGCCGAGCTGCGCCAGGGTCCGGTTGTCGGCCGGGTCGTCGCGGAGGACGGCGCACACCGCGACCAGACGCGGGTCCCTGGCGTCGGGCACGTGGACCGGCTGCTGGGCGGAGTGGCGGAGCCGGTCGACCAGGACGGCCCGTAGGCGGCGGCGTTCGGCGGTGAGGTCGGCAGGCTGTTCGGTGTAGGCGATGATCAGCTCGCGCAGCAGCGGGCCGACACTGATGACCGCGGGCCGGTCCAGGCGCAGCGGGTTGTCCTTCACCGGCAGTCCCACCAGGTGGAGGTCGGTGTCGCCGTAGGCGCGATGCTCATGGACGGTTCCGGCTGGGATCCAGATCGCCCGGTTGGCAGGGGCGATCCAGCTGCCCGCGTCGGTGGTGACCGACAGCACGCCGCGGCCCGCGTAGACGAGCTGGTTCTCGTCGTGCCGGTGAGCGTCGACTCCGGTGCCGGCGGGCAGCGGGCGGAGCCCGGTGGTCAGCCGTGGAGCATGGCCGATTTTCGACATTGTCTGTCATTTTATCGGAAGCGGAATGACCTCTGCGGCACCGATCATCGAGGAGCGACGGCAGCTCGGCCCCTGGGACCACTCGCCGGTCATGCGGGGTGCGCCGGACTCCCTTCCGGGCGGCCGCCCGGAAGACCGGCGGAGTTCACCGGGCCGGAGACCCCGTCAACGCAAAGACGACGCGTCGAACGACGCCGTCGTCGGCCACCACCGTCACATCCCGCAGAAGACCTTCAGGAGTCCCTCACCATGGGCAACCTCTCGATCCCCCCTCTTGCAGAGCTGAGGAAGCGCCAGAGCGCGAAATGGCGGACCTTCCCGGACGACGTCCTGCCGCTTCCGGTTGCGGAGATGGACTTCCCGCTGGCGGAGCCGATCGCCAGGGCCCTGCACGAGGCGGTCGACCGTTCGGACACCGGCTACGCGGCCCCGACCCGTGATCTCGCGGACGCGGTCAGCGGCTATGCCCGGCGCACCTGGGGCTGGAAAGTCGAGGCCGACGATGTGCGCACCGTCGCCGACGTCGGAATCGGCATCGTCGAAACCCTGCGCCGCATCGTCGGTGCCGGAGACCGCGTGGTGATCAGCCCACCGGTGTACGAGCCGTTCTCCTGGTGGGTACGCGAGGTCGGAGCCCAGGTCGTCGAGGCGCCGCTGGCCGGAGGACCACGGGGATGGCGACTCGACCTGGACGCCCTGGAGCGTGCCTTCGCCGACCATGCCACGGCGTATGTGCTGTGCAACCCGCACAATCCCGTGGGTCTTGTGCACCGGCGTGAGGACCTGGTCGCGCTCGCCGAACTGGCCGACAGGTACGGCGTCTACGTGCTGTCCGACGAGATCCACGCCCCGCTCGTTCTCCCGGGGGCCGAGTTCGTCCCCTTCCTGTCGGTGTCGGACGAGGCGCGGCGCTGGGGGTTCTCGTTCCTGTCCGCCAGCAAGGGCTGGAACCTGGCCGGTCTCAAGGCGGCCACCGTCATCACCGCCGACCCGGCGCCGAAGCGGTACGTCGACCGCCTGTCACCGCACTCGCTCTACCGCACCGGACACCTCGGAGTGATCGCCACAGTGGCCGCGTTCAACGACGGTGACCCATGGCTCGCCGATGTCCTGAGCGTTCTCGACGACAACCGGAGGCTGCTGGACGAGCTGCTGGTGAAGCTGCTCCCGGGAGTTCACGGCAGTCCATCGCAGGCAGGTTTTCTGGCCTGGATCGACTTCCGCGCTCTCGGCTGGGGCGACGATCCCGCCGAACACATCCTCGCCGCCGCCAGGGTCGCGCTGAACGCCGGACACCGTTACGGCTCTACCGGCCTCGGATTCGCCAGGCTGAACTTCGGCTGCTCACCGCAGACCCTCACCGAAGCCGTCACCCGTATCGCCGCGGCCTGCTGAAAGACCTGGAAGGCCCGCACCGGCGGAGGGCCACGTCGACGGAACGCTTGACCTGGACGGCCCCGCTCCGTCACCGGGAAGCACGCTGCGTGGATCCAGTGACCTTGCGGTGCGGGACGGCCGGCCCGCCGGGCGCGTCCCGGCGGCAGGCCGGGGTGATCGGACCGGAGCCCGATCACCCCGGCCCGCCTGGTGGGATGAGGAACGGTCAGGAGGTACGGCTGCCGCGGCGCAGGCCCAGCGCGCCGACCACGACGCCGACGAGTCCGACCAGCAGGCCGGCGCCGCCGAGCAGGCGGGCCGTGCCGTCGGAGGAGTCCGCGGCGGCGACCGGGGCCACCGACGGCGCGGCGGCGGTGGCCGACGTCGCCGGGGCCGCCGACGGGCTGGTGGAGGCCGTGCCGTGGCCGCTGTCCCCGGCGGCGGCGGGCGTGAGCTTCAGAACCGGAGCCGGGTGCTCGGGCTCGGAGCCGTCGGCCTTGGGCTCGTCGGCCCACTTCACGACCTCACCGCCGGTGTAGGTCTGGGTCACCGGGAAGAGGAGCTGGTCGGTGTCCTTGGGCAGCGCGCCCATCGACACCTCGAACTCCTGGAACTGGCCGGGGTCGATCGTGCCGCCCGTCCAGGTGACCTTCGTGACGGCTTCGGTGATCTCGCCGTACTCAGTGGTCACCGGCTTGGGCAGCTTGCCCTCGGTCACCTTGACCTTCCAGCCGGGCACCGGCTTGACCGAGACGAACGGCAGCGGGTGATCGGTGGGGAAGATCACCTCGATCTTGCTGGTCGAGGCGTTGTCACGCTCGTTCGGGACCCGGAAGGCCGCCTTGGTGAAACCGCCCTGCTCGGCGCTGCCGGGGTTGATGGTCACGTGGGCGAGGGCGGGCAGAGCCAGGCCGAGGGTGAGGGCGGTGACACCGGCGGCCACGGCCGTGGCGCGGCGGCAGACGGAGGAAAACGACATGGGGAATCTCCACTTCGAAACTGCGGGACGTCGAGCACATCGGATGTATCGAGCACGTCGGGTGCGTCGGGCCATCGGAACGTCGAGCACGTGGACGTGCGGGTGATGGGGTGAAAGGCGGTCAGACGGCGGGAAGTGGAGGACCACGCCGGCTGACGGTGTGCCGGAGGACGCCCCGCACCGGGACGGGCACGGCGACGGGGAAGGCCGCCCGGGGGAGGGCGGCGGGTGTCACGGGGGAGAAGATCAGGCGGAGCACCGCACCGAGGCGCCGGCCCGCCGCGCGGAGCAGCGACCAGAGGGCGGCCTCACCGCGTGCCAGCCACCAGCCGGTGATCAGCGTGGCGGTGAGATGCGCGATCAGCATGCCCAAGCCCTCGCTCAGCCCCTGGCCGTGCGGGTGCGCGGTCAGGGAGATCCCCGAGGGGTCGCCGTAGGCGAACAGTTCGTGGAGGAACAGCTGCATGGCGGAGAGGCCCACGCTGATCGTCGCGGTGGACCGTTCGCGCCCGGCGAGCAGGGTGGCCAGGGCCGTGACCACCGTGGTCCCGGCGACCATCGCCCACGGCTCGGGTCCGGATCCGCCCGCGGCCAGGTGGCCGACGGCGGCGAGCGTCACGCAGACGGCCGAGAAGGCGACCGCGCGCGTGAACCGTAGGGGGAGCCGGGCATCCATGGTGTGCAACATGTTCTCACGCGCCCGCATTGCCTGCCATTCCGCGGTATCGGCCGCACGGTTACTGCGGTGTTCCGCGTGGTGCAACGTCTGCCGTTTCACGTCATTTGTCGCTATGGTTGCCGCGACCACGACACGTGTTCCAGGCCTAGGTGGTGGTGATGCGGCACTTCTTCGGGCTGCTCGTCGGACTGGTCATGACGGCCGTCCTGCTGATCGGCGGGGGCTGGGCGGTGCAGCAGGCAGGAACAAGCGTGACCACACTCCCCGCCGAGAGCGGCACAGACGCGTGGATCACGCTGGGCGTGATGGCCGGGATCGGGCTGTTCTTCGGCCTGGTGGCCGCCGGTCGGGTCTCTCCGGTGGCCGCCTTCATCCCGTCGATGGTCCTGCTCTCCTGGAACGTGGTCTACGCCCTTGACGCCAAGCAGGCCGGTGCCATGCTCTCCGACCTCGTCTCCTTCCACGCGGGACTCGGACCGGCCGGTCAGGGCATGGCCCTGCTGCTCGCCAACG from Streptosporangium sp. NBC_01756 includes the following:
- a CDS encoding ABC transporter permease produces the protein MPVPATVPTGSGPGAAGRPVPSGTPLSPPRAMGASRAWLRLLASEMELTFRRPRNLAMLAVLALVPVLIGFALRAFGGADESGEGFAFFGQVTGNGLFLTFAALSILVQLLLPVAVAVVAGDAVAGEAGIGTLRYLLAAPAGRGRLLGVKYANAVLFALAAVAVVALSALLVGVLLFPAGPVTLLSGTTVPLLDGVLRIGVVVLYVTAGMAALAAVALALSTLTEVSVGAIASTVVLVVVAQVLAVIPQLSGLQPYLLTHWWNGFDGVLRDPVATGDMGQGLLVFAAYIAVFGSIAWARFTSKDITC
- a CDS encoding AraC family transcriptional regulator, encoding MSKIGHAPRLTTGLRPLPAGTGVDAHRHDENQLVYAGRGVLSVTTDAGSWIAPANRAIWIPAGTVHEHRAYGDTDLHLVGLPVKDNPLRLDRPAVISVGPLLRELIIAYTEQPADLTAERRRLRAVLVDRLRHSAQQPVHVPDARDPRLVAVCAVLRDDPADNRTLAQLGAVAGVSDRTLTRLCRAELGMSFPQWRTQLRLHHALRLLAEDTPVTVVAHRCGWASSSAFIDVFRRAFGHTPGTHRAHH
- a CDS encoding MalY/PatB family protein, translated to MGNLSIPPLAELRKRQSAKWRTFPDDVLPLPVAEMDFPLAEPIARALHEAVDRSDTGYAAPTRDLADAVSGYARRTWGWKVEADDVRTVADVGIGIVETLRRIVGAGDRVVISPPVYEPFSWWVREVGAQVVEAPLAGGPRGWRLDLDALERAFADHATAYVLCNPHNPVGLVHRREDLVALAELADRYGVYVLSDEIHAPLVLPGAEFVPFLSVSDEARRWGFSFLSASKGWNLAGLKAATVITADPAPKRYVDRLSPHSLYRTGHLGVIATVAAFNDGDPWLADVLSVLDDNRRLLDELLVKLLPGVHGSPSQAGFLAWIDFRALGWGDDPAEHILAAARVALNAGHRYGSTGLGFARLNFGCSPQTLTEAVTRIAAAC
- a CDS encoding YcnI family copper-binding membrane protein: MSFSSVCRRATAVAAGVTALTLGLALPALAHVTINPGSAEQGGFTKAAFRVPNERDNASTSKIEVIFPTDHPLPFVSVKPVPGWKVKVTEGKLPKPVTTEYGEITEAVTKVTWTGGTIDPGQFQEFEVSMGALPKDTDQLLFPVTQTYTGGEVVKWADEPKADGSEPEHPAPVLKLTPAAAGDSGHGTASTSPSAAPATSATAAAPSVAPVAAADSSDGTARLLGGAGLLVGLVGVVVGALGLRRGSRTS
- a CDS encoding MFS transporter, whose translation is MDARLPLRFTRAVAFSAVCVTLAAVGHLAAGGSGPEPWAMVAGTTVVTALATLLAGRERSTATISVGLSAMQLFLHELFAYGDPSGISLTAHPHGQGLSEGLGMLIAHLTATLITGWWLARGEAALWSLLRAAGRRLGAVLRLIFSPVTPAALPRAAFPVAVPVPVRGVLRHTVSRRGPPLPAV